A DNA window from Camelina sativa cultivar DH55 chromosome 13, Cs, whole genome shotgun sequence contains the following coding sequences:
- the LOC104736798 gene encoding late embryogenesis abundant protein 47-like has product MSQEQLEKLIDCADGKGEAEKVPAAVGGINAAEDKKKCVVADASGEKVEGEVNKKKVASASEGTITIGEALEAAVLTAGNKPVEWSDAAAIQAAEVRATGRTNIMPGGVAASAQSAATLNSRVTSEDEKTTLADVLTGASSKLPSDKAATRKDAEGVTGAEMRNDPHLTTYPTGVAASVAAAARINQAK; this is encoded by the exons atgagccAAGAACAACTAGAGAAACTTATAGATTGCGCTGACGGAAAAGGAGAGGCTGAAAAGGTTCCGGCGGCGGTTGGAGGTATTAATGCAGCCGAGGACAAAAAGAAATGTGTTGTCGCCGATGCCTCCGGTGAAAAG GTGGAGGGagaagtaaacaagaaaaaggtGGCTTCAGCATCGGAAGGAACCATAACGATTGGAGAGGCTCTAGAGGCAGCGGTTCTCACAGCAGGTAATAAGCCCGTTGAATGGAGTGACGCAGCTGCCATACAAGCAGCCGAGGTTAGAGCTACGGGACGGACCAACATCATGCCTGGCGGTGTTGCAGCCTCGGCTCAATCAGCCGCCACTCTTAATTCTCGGGTCACCTCCGAAGACGAAAAGACTACGCTCGCTGACGTTCTCACT GGCGCAAGTAGTAAATTACCGTCAGACAAAGCAGCAACAAGAAAAGACGCAGAGGGAGTGACAGGCGCAGAGATGAGGAACGATCCTCATCTTACTACTTATCCAACCGGCGTGGCTGCCTCCGTCGCTGCTGCTGCTCGAATTAATCAGGCCAAGTGA